CTGCTACCAGAAGAGAGCCAAGGCTCTCCCATTGGCAGaattttagtgactgcttctgaGGGAAGCCAACACTAAAGGAAATGTCATTTCCTATCACTGCACAGCCTACCTGAGGGTTGTAAGGGTTAAGTGAGTCAATATAGGTGGTGATGGGCACTCAGAGAGTCTGAAGAAATGATGTATCCAgcagagaaggagacagggacagagtggTCCCTATGTAACCAGGAATGACCAAGGCCATGGGCCTTCGGACTCAACTTGTGCCAGTTGTGGCCCCATCTGATAGGTTATTTCTTCACTGCCCTTCAATTTAGCCAGTATTAAAGGCAAGTGTATTGGGAAGCTGCCCTAACCCAAGAACCAAGGTCAGGGAACTCACCAGGGGAAAGGGTGGTggtagaagagggagagaaagaggaagaaggggataatcaggctgagagagaagataTGAGAAGCAggtagggagtgagggagggagagggagagagggggggtcTGAATTATATAGGGAGTAACCAGTGGAAGAAGAGACTGCAAAGTTCACactgggggcagggtatgccagttAGGGACTGAgtgatgctgggagaacctggaagcaAGGTCTTCTTTGGTAAAATACGCACTTCCGTATGTTGTcctgccagggtgtgtgtgtgtgtgtgtgtgtgtgtgtgtgtgtgtgctgaaaacCAAATGAGGTGGTGTGACTCATTCTCAGAATTTGAGATGCCCTGGtcactgtggttttgttttcttcttgtttggttttggttgggtaatttcagtgtttctctgtgtctgcctggGTATCCTAAAACTTgtcctatagaccaggctgtccttgacctCCTAGATATcggcctccctccctctacctccacagtgctaagaagaaaggtgtgcaccaccacccaacAGCTTTGTTGTTTCGAGATACAGATTGCTCTAAGGAACGGGCCCTAAGTACCTCCTaaatctcctgcctctccctccctggcTTCTGGATTTCTGGAGTCCACCATTAAGTTTTGTAGGACTGGAATGAAACCTAGGCCTCAGGGGTCCTAGGCAGGCACTTTTCAACAAACCAAGACCTGAGTTCTTAGGCCTTCTCTAAGCACTACAGGCTCTTTTAGTTTGCTTCGACTCTTCTCACACACCCCGAGCTGCCTGCAactgtttctgtttcaatttggttggttggttggctggttggttggtttcttgaAAGGATGACATGTGTATACACCAAGTATGGGGTACACACAGAAAAGAGTGTTggaatcccagagctggagtaGCTGGCCACTATGagcagcccagtgtgggtgctgggagtggaaAGAGTACCAAGTGCCCCACCAGCTGAGCCATTGCTCAGTGCCTCTCTGTGGCTTCCTAGAACTTCACACACTGAGTGCTGCAGTTTGCTCCCTGTCTTTCCTAGGGATCTCCCTTCTTCCACCAAACCCATAAAAGCAAGACAGGGACgaaagggtttctttcatttctactttcagCTCACAATCCATCACCGAAAGAAGTCAcaacaggaacccaagcagggcaggaacctgaaggcaagaCCTGATGCCGAAGCCATGAATTCCTGATGCCTAAGAGCTTGCCTGCTAGCATGGCTAGCAAGTCcgtggcctgctcagcctgcttttttgagaacccaggatcaccagcccagggacagcatcacCCAGAATGGGCAGGGCTCCAACCCATAATTACTAATTGAGGAAACGCTCTACAGCTGGACCTGGAGGAGGGTCCTTTTGCTTTTTGAGTTAAGTTTAGGTTTCACCCTTTTAgataactctaacttgtgtcaaattgacaggaATCTAGGCAGCACAACTGAGCCATTTCAGATTAATACATAAACAGAGAGCTGTGAAGCcactacttttttctttcttgtttatcctCAAGATCACATATAAGACATCAAAGTATAAACTATTTTATAGAGTTAAAGAGTCCCACAGCCTTTCAGAATTTCAAACACTTTCagtcttgggggctggagagatggctcagcagttaattaagagcactgagggctcttccggaggtcctgagttcaattcgcagcaaccacatggtgactcacaaccatctgtaatgggatccgatgcccaattctggtgtgtctgaagacagcaacatttACCTAAAAGACAtccattaatatttttttaaaaaatgcaggtTGAGCTCACTCAGGGCTATTTCCAGCCTGAACTGGCCCAGTGGAATCCACCCCTTCCTGTTtgtaagaaaaaggaggaaagaaagaaaagaaaaggtataaAAGTCTCCCTGCACAGTACGAGCCGGCACTTGGGTCCGGACTCTCACTTGGGTCGGAAGCAGCAGGGGTGGAGTCTGCGCAGCTTCCGGAGTCCCAGACATGAGCGAGCAGAGCAGCGGAAGGCGACGTGAACGCAAGTGGTGCAGCAGTGGGCACACGTTAGATTCTGAAGGAGCCCAGGAAAAGTCTAGGAGTGGAAGCCAGAGCCCTTGGCCACCCCGATGGCACTCACAGGACCAGCCCTCACACTTTGATTCAGGTGAAGAGTGGGCACCCAGCTCCCGGGTTCGGAAGGGTCACAGGAACTATTGGTCCCCAGGGTCCCCAGCATCTAGATCGGACTCCCGGAGATGCTCCCGCAGCTCAGGGGCCGTTACCCTGACCATGAGCCAGCAGCAGCCCGCAGGAAAGGCTGCGGCTTCGTGAGGAGCCCAGGCAGCAAGAAGAGCTGCTCAAGGCCTTGGAGACGCCTGAGCAGAAGCTTGCAAAGGCGTCTGGCCAAGAAGGAAGAAGCTAAGGAACGCAAAAAGCAGGAGAAGATGGGCTGGGGTGAGGAGTACGTGGGCTACACCAACAACCTTTTTGGAGACAACAACCTGCTAGGCACCTTCATCTGGAAAAAGGCCTTGGAGAAAAAAGGCATCGTCCACCTGGGAGaagaggagctgaaggagcaCCACAAGAGGATCCGGGAGGAGAACCCGCTGGAGCTGCAAAAGATCAAACGTCTGCGGCCAGAGCGGGAAATGGAGAAAGCCACTCatgagcaggagcaggagctgctgcagcgGCAGAAGGAGGCAGAACACTTGAAGAGCTGGGAGGAGCACAGCTTCCAGTTGCAGCAGGCCAAGCTTCGCTCCACGATCCGAATCCGAGATGGGCGAGCCAAGCCCATCGACCTGCTGGTCAACTACATCAGTGCAGAGGACGACTTTGGCCAGGCGGTGGACATGCGCGAACCGTACGCTTTCCTCAACAGCCTCACGGTGGCAGACATGGAGGACCTGCTGGAGGACATCCATGTCTACAGGGAAGTGGAGCAGGGTAAGCACGTGGACTTCTGGCGGGACATGACGACCATCACAGAGGATGAGACCGCCAAGCTCTGCAGGTTGGAGGCCTGTGGCAAGGGCCCAGGCGAATGGCGTGAGGGGGTCAATGCCCCGGTCAGCTCCGATGTGCAGTCAGTGTTCAAGGGTAAGATGTTCAGGCAGCTGCAGGTCATCCTCCAGGGCGTCGAGGGCAAGGCCGGTGGTCCCACCCTCGACTGGGAAAGCCGGCTGCAGCAGTTGCCTGCACACATGGCCAGAGCGCCATGAGCGCCACCAAGATGTTCTCAGACAGAAGCTCTTCcaactggagcaggagcaggCTGTGGACAGTGAGGcgctcttccccatcctccagtCAGAGCCCAGGGCCAGCCACAGCCCAGAACCTGGCGCGCGGCACCCCAGCCCTGGGATGTCAGTGGACACAGCGGAGCCCCTGGAACGCGAGGAGACCACAGCATtgggggaggcggaggcagaggcagaggctggtggccAGGCAGTGCTGATGGAGGAGGACCTGATAAGGCAGAGTCTGGATCGGAGCGCACGAGCTGCCAGTGGACACGCATGTGCTGGAGCCACACGAGGATCTGCAGCGCCTGCAACTGTCTCGCCAACAGCTCCAGGCTCCGGGGGATGAGAGCCAGAACGCTGAGGACATCTTCTGGCGTGCGAGGGAGGGTATGGGGCAGGACAAGGCACAGTTCAACGTGGAGATGCCACTGGGTGGCTGCGCCTCCCCGTGGACCGCCAAGTACTGGCCACACAAGCCGCGCTTCTTCAACCGCGTGCACACGGGCTTCGAGTGGAACAAGTACAACCAGATTCATTACGACGTGGACAACCCTCTGCCCAAGATCGTGCAGGGCTACAAATTCAACATCTTTTACCCGAACCTCCTCCATAAGCGCTCCACGCCCGAGTACTTCCTGGAGGGCTGCGTGGACAATTCGGACTTTGCCATCGTGTGCTTCCACGCGGGCCCACCCTACCAGGACATCGCCTTCAAGATCGTCAGGCGCGAGTGGGAGTACTCGCACCGCCTTGGCTTCCGCGGCCACTTCGCCAATGGAATCTTCCAGCTCTGGTTCCACTTCAAGCCGCTGACGCCTGTGGGTGTGGGCTGCCCGCCCCTGCCAGGCCGGCTTCTGGACAGCTCCTCTGAGGCCAGGCCGAGCGGACTACGAGGCCTCTTCCAGAAGCCTTGGGGATCTGTGGACTGTAGATTGCCGTCTGCACACAGGTGTGGGCAGCTGAAAGACGAGGCTAAGCCTGTCATTGGATCCAGCAGGGAAAAAGAAGGTGGGCTGAGAGAtttagagaagggacagagagattcagagggatagagagacacaggggcagacagaggggaggagaccagatggaacctttaggagaggaagaggaaccagAACCAGGTCTTCCTGGGAGTTCTACGTAGTGGGGACTTCTTAGATAGGTGATTAACTCTTATGTAGGGTGGGTTTGTCCCATTTGGGTGTTCCGCTTGTGTTGATGTCGATTTACTTTTAAGTTCTTTGTGTGGGTGTTTGGTGGGTTGAGAATTTCGTGTTATAAAACTGACTGATAAATCATaagcctctggagttttctttctaaggGGAACCGGAGTTTAGAGCAACTTTCGGCAGACTAGCCAAAGGGGACCTATGACTAGGAAATCGTAAGTGCTCCAGCTGGGCACGGAGgggggtgctgctgctgctggtggtgcttGTGGTGGTcatcgtggtggtggtggtggtggtggtggggtagcCACTTTAGGATAGTCATGGGGGTAGGGAGAATGCCTTAGTCAGAAAGAAGTCAGTGATAGCCTGGAATGTTTTTAATATCACTACAAGCTACAGTCACCAGCACTGTGCAGgccctaacccccacccccaccccctccgcAGATATCTGCTTGTCTGGAAAGACTGCCTGCTGTGGCAGAAACATCCTGTTGTTTCCACAGACTTGTTCCACCGTGTGACCGAATATGGGTTTTGTCTGTTTAATAGGAAGCCTATTGACAAAAGAGTCCAgtcttggggactggagagagggcagttaagagctctgagtGCTCGTCCAGAGATcttaagtttaattcccagcacccacatagtggctcataaccatcgttaatgggatcagatgccctcttctgatgtgtctaaagacagctacagtgtccttccattaaaagaaaatgtgttggggttggggatttagctcagtggtagagcgcttgcctagcgcaaggccctgggtttggtccccagctccaaaaaagaaccaaaaaaaaaaaaaaaaaaaaaaaaaatgtgttttcaggAATCCAGTCTGCTTTAAAATCCAAATTGTTTATAAAATCTCAACTCtcctttttcaaaatttaaagtcTTGCctggtgggaaagaaaggatacggagggagtggacctgtttagaaaggttctttggagcaactcccatccgtgttgtctggaaatcagcagttcagttcgcAGGTCAGCAtcggcagcttgatccactcccAAGTACaccagatacaccagcagtccaatttggtagagttgggataggAAACATGAATCGGCAGTAGTGGTACCTTGTACCTAGCAAATGTGAGGTCCGAATTGAATTTCTTCTAGGatctcttgaatgagactcatggaggCAGTGTTCGATGCAAAAGCAGGAAGAGTTTATTTCTGACATGtcagggtcctcccacttcaaggggagaggACCCTGAGCCCACTCTAACAGAGGGTTATATATacataccttgcaaacaattggagTAGAcgtcaaacaattggggcagaatttgcacaaaGGTAACCAGGCAGGGTACTATGTGCATTTGTTGGAACAATCGATTTTCAGATTGGACTCAGTGTATCATTCAAGACTTTTCCAAGGGTGGGTcagttggaagccacaggtaggTTTGTctgacagtttggcttgtagcttttccaggaactaaaccagctttttcCTTCCTGGAAGTGAGGGGGTCCTTTGTGCTTGAAGGTTTGTCatgggaattttcccactggcctcagattGTCTCCAACTCAGGCTCTttccactccccccccccttcttttagCATAGCTTCAGTCCTGAAGTGTATAGTCCTCTAGCACATACTCTTACTTCCCTGCTTCTAGGTGCATATAATGTTACCCTAAGATCATTAACTGGACTGTAAAATTTAGGGGCcaaaagtcagaaataaaagtaaaattatcagGGATCTAGCTAGGGCACCTTCATAACAGCGGAAGAGGATATAAGACACACAGTGCATATAAACATGTAGTTAGCAGGGACAGCAGACCGAGACTGAGTCAACTTTAACTCTAGGGGGTTGGTGTCCTTTTGAACACTCTGTTTTGGTACGGCTGGAGCCAGGTGGTCTCCTTCAGTGGAGGAGCAGGTCTGTCACGGTCGTAGTGCACTCAGGTGATGATCGTGGTCAACAGGATGATGAAATGTCCTTTTCGCCTGGGTTTAGAAGCACTTTGGTGAGATCTCTTCATATAGACCCAGTCTCTTTGACTTGTGTGGTTCTGGAACCGGGCCTGCCTCATAGAGAGAACATAATTTAGGCCGAACATATTAATGAGCCTATTGGGTTAGATCTGACcttaaattttaaagtatcatTTTTCAGATCTGTAGTAGCCGCCAACTGTAGGCTGGATACAATGGGGGCTAGAATGCCATATACATCTAATATAGGGCAAAGGGAAGGAGCATCATCCAGTCCCCACCAGTCTCTAAGGCCTTTTGAGACCTGCTTACAGAGTCTGGTGGCAAATCTGGAGATGTCCCCCACCTTTTACCACACTGAAGCCCTAACCAGTTTCTTGGCCTCTGTCTGTGGTGAAGAGAACCTGTAAGAGCTTTTGGGGGGTAGGTGTTAGCCTTTGATCTAAACTCTACCCCACAgttacctcattttttttctttcttttttcttttttttttcttttcttttttctttttttcttctttctttttttcggagctggggaagcaagcgctctaccactgagctaaatccccaacccccacagttaCCTCATAAtggccaggtatgcctgacattACAAGAGGGGTTATTtgtccccatctttttttttttctttctcttttattttaataactcaGAGACCATATTTGTTCAGACTTGGAAAAAGCATTTCTCTCGGCAAGAAGGATATCCATTTACTGAACAAAATGAGTGACCAGGAGTCAGTTTCGAGCTCTGTTGAGGGATACGTATGCACACTTGGGGCCTCTCCTGTGAGGGACCCTGGATGCTAGTATGCACTccacagaagggaaggggaaggggggataagCTGGTGTGAGCTGTAAAACCTGGAGCCGGTCTTGAGAAAAAAGGAAGTCATCAAGTGactgttggggattgaactcaggacctctggaagagctcttaaccactgagccgcctctccagccctaaagctGTCAACAAGGATGGAGCTGACTTCTGGGCTGGAGTTGGCTTTTGTTGTTCCTGGTGACCAAGAGGTATTAgccagggggagggggggaaactTCTGAAACATTTTATCCTCTACTGTTGACAGCCTAGGGAAATAAAAGGTCTCCCTCTGGGGGCCATTTAACATCAAAAGCAGGTCACTCCAAGTTTATCAAGTGGTCTTAACTTCAGAATAAGATTAATGTGAGAAAACAGTCTGAGACACAGACAATCTGTCCCTGCCTGGACGGAGCAACTCAGATTGACCCATGGGCGGAATACACACAGACCAATTGCCTCCTTCTGCAGGCAGAGTACACAGACCGGTGCAGTCTGTCCCACAGACGCAGTAACTCAGACGACCTGCTCCCATCACAGGCAAAATTCACACAGATTCTCGCGATCTTGCATCTTCAAACTGGAAAACACAGACCAGCTCATCCCTGCCAGGGATAGGATGACTCAGACTATTTGCTCCTGCCACGAGCAAGAGGCACACAGATTCTGGTGACTTTGCCAGCCTCCCGCAAGATCAAAGCCCTAGCAACCTGTCAGCTCATGCCAGAACTGGAGAGGTGAGGCTGGAGCATCCCCCAAGCCCCTCCTTAGTTACTATGGCGACCCCATCAGCTCACGCTGGAACCGGGAGTCTGAAAGGCAGAAGTGTCCTCCTAGCCTTCTTCTGGTTACACACAGGCTCTCTTCTCGATGCTTGCAAGCATGAACCAAACCGGAAGCAGAACGCAAAGACGCTAGATAGAGGAAACACAGACAAGACAACCACAGTTCCTTGCTCAAGTTGTCACTCCTCTGATTCACCACTCTCCTGTGGGTCCCCCACAAGAGGCGAGTTTCCCTGCTAATGCACCAAATGTGATGTCCAATTTGAACCTCTTCCAGTACCTCtcgaatgagactcacagaggcagtgatcgatgcaaaagcgagaggagtttaattccaacATGtcagggtcctcccacttcaagagTAGGCGACCTTGAGCAGACTTTAAC
The genomic region above belongs to Rattus rattus isolate New Zealand chromosome 9, Rrattus_CSIRO_v1, whole genome shotgun sequence and contains:
- the LOC116909557 gene encoding LOW QUALITY PROTEIN: cactin-like (The sequence of the model RefSeq protein was modified relative to this genomic sequence to represent the inferred CDS: inserted 6 bases in 3 codons; deleted 1 base in 1 codon), producing MSEQSSGRRRERKWCSSGHTLDSEGAQEKSRSGSQSPWPPRWHSQDQPSHFDSGEEWAPSSRVRKGHRNYWSPGSPASRSDSRRCSRSSGAVTLTMSQQQPXQERLRLREEPRQQEELLKALETPEQKLARRLAKKEEAKERKKQEKMGWGEEYVGYTNNLFGDNNLLGTFIWKKALEKKGIVHLGEEELKEHHKRIREENPLELQKIKRLRPEREMEKATHEQEQELLQRQKEAEHLKSWEEHSFQLQQAKLRSTIRIRDGRAKPIDLLVNYISAEDDFGQAVDMREPYAFLNSLTVADMEDLLEDIHVYREVEQGKHVDFWRDMTTITEDETAKLCRLEACGKGPGEWREGVNAPVSSDVQSVFKGKMFRQLQVILQGVEGKAGGPTLDWESRLQQLPAHMARAXHERHQDVLRQKLFQLEQEQAVDSEALFPILQSEPRASHSPEPGARHPSPGMSVDTAEPLEREETTALGEAEAEAEAGGQAVLMEEDLIRQSLDXGAHELPVDTHVLEPHEDLQRLQLSRQQLQAPGDESQNAEDIFWRAREGMGQDKAQFNVEMPLGGCASPWTAKYWPHKPRFFNRVHTGFEWNKYNQIHYDVDNPLPKIVQGYKFNIFYPNLLHKRSTPEYFLEGCVDNSDFAIVCFHAGPPYQDIAFKIVRREWEYSHRLGFRGHFANGIFQLWFHFKPLTPVGVGCPPLPGRLLDSSSEARPSGLRGLFQKPWGSVDCRLPSAHRCGQLKDEAKPVIGSSREKEGGLRDLEKGQRDSEG